From Aggregicoccus sp. 17bor-14, the proteins below share one genomic window:
- a CDS encoding GNAT family N-acetyltransferase has product MSSSIEQLGPSHAEALRALLSKDPVHHLYLLGLAEEYGLEARPGPGGSAFWGRFEAGALTGVLFVGGGGGLLVPSALDAAAVGAFTEALGKDLRVQACLGEKPAVDALMRALCPRTPRLSRVQRLFGVSADDLGPFTNPTLRLAREEDLPRLLPLALGAVREGLERDPLADGAGLFEARVRRRVRARRTYVLEEAGALVFKVDVGSRSQHGAELEGLYTLPGQRRKGHATLCLGQISRHLLSSLPRLTLRVDEQNASLAGIARKVGFVPGRPQRLVLVD; this is encoded by the coding sequence ATGTCCTCCTCGATCGAACAGCTGGGGCCCTCCCACGCAGAGGCACTGCGCGCCCTGCTGTCGAAGGACCCGGTGCACCACCTGTACCTGCTCGGCCTGGCCGAGGAGTACGGGCTGGAGGCACGTCCCGGTCCCGGCGGCAGTGCCTTCTGGGGGCGCTTCGAGGCAGGCGCGCTGACGGGCGTGCTCTTCGTCGGAGGCGGGGGCGGGCTGCTGGTGCCCAGCGCGCTCGACGCCGCCGCGGTGGGCGCCTTCACCGAGGCGCTGGGCAAGGACCTGCGCGTGCAGGCCTGTCTCGGAGAGAAGCCTGCGGTGGATGCCCTGATGCGCGCGCTGTGCCCGCGCACGCCGCGGCTCTCGCGGGTGCAGCGGCTCTTCGGCGTCTCGGCGGACGACCTGGGCCCCTTCACCAACCCCACGCTGCGGCTCGCGCGCGAGGAGGACCTGCCGCGCCTGCTCCCGCTCGCGCTGGGCGCGGTGCGCGAGGGGCTGGAGCGCGACCCGCTCGCGGACGGGGCGGGCCTCTTCGAAGCGCGGGTGCGCCGGCGCGTGCGCGCGCGCCGCACCTACGTGCTCGAGGAGGCAGGAGCGCTGGTCTTCAAGGTGGACGTGGGCAGCCGCTCGCAGCACGGCGCCGAGCTCGAGGGGCTGTACACGCTGCCGGGCCAGCGGCGAAAGGGCCACGCCACGCTGTGCCTCGGGCAGATCTCACGCCACCTGCTCTCCTCGCTGCCGCGACTCACGCTGCGCGTGGACGAGCAGAACGCGAGCCTCGCGGGCATCGCGCGCAAGGTGGGCTTCGTGCCGGGGCGCCCGCAGCGACTGGTGTTGGTGGACTGA
- a CDS encoding YdeI family protein has translation MATKTPKPELEVRAFANPRAFDTWLAKHHARSPGLWLKLAKKDSGTPSVTYAEALEVALAWGWIDGQKASHDESAWLQRFTPRTARSPWSRINRDKALALIEAGRMQPAGLAEVERAKADGRWEAAYASQSRASVPEDLAKELATRPRAATFFAALDSANRYAILYRLHTAKKPETRAKRLALFVGMLERGEKIHS, from the coding sequence ATGGCAACGAAGACCCCCAAGCCCGAGCTCGAGGTGCGCGCCTTCGCGAACCCGCGCGCCTTCGACACCTGGCTCGCGAAGCACCACGCGCGCTCGCCGGGGCTGTGGCTGAAGCTCGCGAAGAAGGACTCGGGCACGCCCTCCGTCACCTACGCGGAAGCGCTCGAGGTGGCGCTCGCGTGGGGGTGGATCGACGGCCAGAAGGCCTCACACGACGAGAGCGCCTGGCTGCAGCGCTTCACCCCGCGCACCGCGCGCAGCCCCTGGTCGCGCATCAACCGCGACAAGGCGCTCGCGCTCATCGAAGCGGGGCGCATGCAGCCCGCGGGGCTCGCCGAGGTGGAGCGCGCGAAGGCCGACGGGCGCTGGGAGGCGGCCTACGCCTCGCAGAGCCGCGCCAGCGTGCCCGAGGACCTCGCGAAGGAGCTCGCCACGCGCCCGCGCGCGGCCACCTTCTTCGCCGCGCTCGACTCGGCCAACCGCTACGCCATCCTCTACCGGCTGCACACCGCGAAGAAGCCCGAGACGCGCGCGAAGCGGCTCGCGCTCTTCGTGGGGATGCTAGAGCGCGGCGAGAAGATCCACTCCTGA
- a CDS encoding MFS transporter — protein sequence MTSEERKVIFASSLGTVFEWYDFYLYGSLSAVIAKQFFSGVNPTAAFIFALLAFAAGFAVRPFGALFFGRLGDLVGRKYTFLVTILIMGLSTFIVGLLPSYATIGIAAPVILIFLRLLQGLALGGEYGGAATYVAEHAPHGKRGSYTAWIQTTATMGLFLSLLIILGCRLAVSAEDFDRWAWRIPFLLSILLLGVSTWIRLKLSESPAFKRMKSEGKTSKAPLRESFAHWPNLKIVLLALFGVVAGQAVVWYTGQFYALFFLTQTLKVDAQPANLMIAAALLIGTPFFVIFGALSDRIGRKPIIMAGLLLAILTYFPLFKGITHFANPALEGAISTAPVVVSADPADCSVQFNPVGTSKFTSSCDVAKAALVKRGVPYSNHEAPAGTVASVKVGDTVIPSYDATKAADAKAEGARFEAAVGKAATGAGYPAKADSSRINYVMTTLLLTILVIYVTMVYGPIAAMLVEMFPTRIRYTSMSLPYHIGNGWFGGFLPTTAFAIVAATGNIYSGLWYPIIVAAITLLIGVPFVRETRNNNIYAHD from the coding sequence ATGACCAGTGAGGAGCGAAAGGTCATCTTCGCCTCGTCGCTGGGCACCGTCTTCGAGTGGTACGACTTCTACCTCTACGGCTCCTTGAGCGCCGTGATCGCGAAGCAGTTCTTCTCGGGCGTCAATCCCACCGCCGCCTTCATCTTCGCGCTGCTCGCGTTCGCGGCGGGCTTTGCGGTGCGCCCCTTCGGCGCGCTCTTCTTCGGGCGCCTCGGCGACCTGGTGGGCCGCAAGTACACCTTCCTCGTCACCATCCTCATCATGGGCCTGTCGACCTTCATCGTCGGCCTGCTGCCCAGCTACGCCACCATCGGCATCGCGGCGCCCGTGATCCTCATCTTCCTGCGCCTGCTGCAGGGGCTCGCGCTGGGCGGCGAGTACGGCGGCGCGGCCACCTACGTGGCCGAGCACGCGCCGCACGGCAAGCGCGGCAGCTACACCGCGTGGATCCAGACCACCGCCACCATGGGCCTCTTCCTCTCGCTGCTCATCATCCTCGGCTGCCGCCTGGCCGTGAGCGCCGAGGACTTCGACCGCTGGGCGTGGCGCATCCCGTTCCTGCTCTCCATCCTGCTGCTGGGCGTCTCCACCTGGATCCGCCTCAAGCTCAGCGAGTCTCCCGCCTTCAAGCGCATGAAGAGCGAGGGCAAGACCTCCAAGGCCCCGCTGCGCGAGTCCTTCGCCCACTGGCCGAACCTCAAGATCGTGCTGCTCGCGCTCTTCGGCGTGGTCGCGGGGCAAGCGGTGGTCTGGTACACGGGCCAGTTCTACGCGCTCTTCTTCCTCACCCAGACGCTGAAGGTGGACGCGCAGCCGGCGAACCTGATGATCGCCGCGGCGCTGCTCATCGGCACGCCCTTCTTCGTCATCTTCGGCGCGCTCTCGGACCGCATCGGCCGCAAGCCCATCATCATGGCGGGGCTGCTGCTCGCGATCCTCACCTACTTCCCGCTCTTCAAGGGCATCACCCACTTCGCGAACCCCGCGCTCGAGGGCGCCATCTCCACCGCGCCCGTGGTCGTCTCGGCGGACCCCGCGGACTGCTCGGTGCAGTTCAACCCGGTGGGTACCTCCAAGTTCACGTCCTCCTGCGACGTGGCCAAGGCGGCGCTGGTGAAGCGCGGCGTGCCCTACTCGAACCACGAGGCCCCCGCCGGCACCGTCGCCAGCGTGAAGGTGGGCGACACGGTCATCCCCTCGTATGACGCGACGAAGGCCGCGGACGCGAAGGCCGAGGGCGCGCGCTTCGAGGCCGCCGTGGGCAAGGCCGCCACCGGCGCGGGCTACCCCGCCAAGGCCGACTCCAGCCGCATCAACTACGTGATGACCACGCTGCTGCTCACCATCCTGGTCATCTACGTGACCATGGTCTACGGCCCCATCGCCGCGATGCTCGTGGAGATGTTCCCCACCCGCATCCGCTACACGTCCATGTCGCTGCCGTACCACATCGGCAACGGCTGGTTCGGCGGCTTCCTGCCCACCACCGCCTTCGCGATCGTGGCGGCCACCGGCAACATCTACTCGGGCCTCTGGTATCCGATCATCGTCGCCGCCATCACCCTGCTCATCGGCGTGCCCTTCGTGCGCGAGACGCGCAACAACAACATCTACGCGCACGACTAG
- a CDS encoding tRNA-(ms[2]io[6]A)-hydroxylase has product MSSSTPTARRRPLSGAGPVLLHQPTDPRWLPLALSRFDEVLVDHAHCEKKAAANALSLIQSYPDLPGLPAQMARLAREESAHLAKVLELLEARGLTLGRDGGDPYAQALQTWVRNGAAERRVDRLLVAAVIEARSCERLSLLAEGLEEPPLKRFYAELAQSEDGHQALFHRLALAAAGGDEAQVGARLESLLAREAEVVVAVGLRAAIH; this is encoded by the coding sequence ATGAGCTCCTCCACCCCCACCGCCCGCCGGCGCCCGCTCTCCGGAGCAGGGCCCGTGCTGCTGCACCAGCCCACGGACCCGCGCTGGCTCCCGCTCGCCCTCTCGCGCTTCGACGAGGTGCTGGTGGATCACGCCCACTGCGAGAAGAAGGCGGCCGCCAACGCGCTCAGCCTCATCCAGAGCTACCCGGACCTGCCGGGGCTGCCCGCGCAGATGGCGCGGCTCGCGCGCGAGGAGAGCGCGCACCTCGCGAAGGTGCTCGAGCTGCTGGAGGCGCGCGGCCTCACCCTCGGGCGCGACGGGGGAGACCCCTACGCCCAGGCGCTGCAGACCTGGGTGCGCAACGGGGCCGCCGAGCGGCGCGTGGACCGGCTGCTGGTGGCGGCGGTGATCGAGGCGCGCTCCTGCGAGCGCCTCTCACTGCTGGCCGAGGGGCTCGAGGAGCCCCCGCTCAAGCGCTTCTACGCGGAGCTGGCGCAGAGCGAGGACGGGCACCAGGCCCTCTTCCACCGGCTCGCGCTCGCCGCCGCGGGCGGGGACGAGGCGCAGGTGGGCGCGCGGCTCGAGAGCCTGCTCGCGCGCGAGGCGGAGGTGGTGGTGGCGGTGGGCCTGCGCGCGGCCATCCACTAG
- a CDS encoding SLC13 family permease, giving the protein MAVAIVLGVVVLAVVLFAIESIPIEVSALTVVCLLALTRVLTPEQAFAGFSNDTVIFIFTLLAMTQGLASTGVVQLIGQRMSFFARFGHQTFVFAMMVTVGAFSSLVSNTVTTAAFLPVAIGAANRAKVPKSKVLLPLAYASMLGGTIFLYGTSTNLVVSEALQQRGMKGIGVTELTPLGVPIAVVGILVVVLLGPLLLPVRKGKEGASEWTFREFIAEACLPAGSRYLGKPLAEISEGLGIRVIGLVRNGQSLPALPTHVLTREDRLLIEGQREDILRVKDLQGIEIRADVRLQEDETLGKDLVMVEASVPPGSPLIGRTLRETMFADRFGMVVLALHRRPNIQRLTKLQLLGRIFGGNSLASLDLNVGDVVLLRGPRERAPALLQNNLLIVLSDVEHQAPRYAKALLALGIFLSVLVVGSLELVPLSVAGLVGMLLMIATGCVDSRLAFRVDWRVALLIGSMLALGVAMETSGAGRFLGQKVALLANTGVGGPRGVMLVLMLLTILLSAPMSNQAAALVVLPVAINAATQLGVDPRPFVMAVTLSASCSFITPLEPSCVMVYGPGHYRFTDFFRLGTPLTAVLVALLMFAVPLVWPFDGPGAKGAPPARAAPVSALQR; this is encoded by the coding sequence ATGGCCGTCGCGATCGTGCTGGGTGTGGTGGTGCTCGCAGTGGTGCTCTTCGCGATCGAGTCCATCCCGATCGAGGTGAGCGCGCTCACCGTGGTGTGCCTGCTCGCGCTCACGCGGGTGCTCACCCCGGAGCAGGCCTTCGCGGGCTTCAGCAACGACACCGTCATCTTCATCTTCACCCTGCTCGCGATGACGCAGGGCCTGGCGAGCACCGGCGTGGTGCAGCTCATCGGGCAGCGGATGAGCTTCTTCGCGCGCTTCGGGCACCAGACCTTCGTCTTCGCGATGATGGTGACGGTGGGGGCCTTCAGCAGCCTCGTCTCCAACACGGTGACCACCGCGGCCTTCCTGCCGGTCGCCATCGGCGCGGCGAACCGGGCGAAGGTGCCCAAGAGCAAGGTCCTGCTGCCGCTCGCGTACGCCTCCATGCTGGGCGGCACCATCTTCCTCTACGGCACCAGCACGAACCTCGTGGTGAGCGAGGCGCTGCAGCAGCGCGGGATGAAGGGCATCGGGGTGACCGAGCTCACGCCCCTGGGGGTGCCCATCGCCGTCGTGGGCATCCTCGTGGTGGTGCTGCTGGGGCCGCTGCTCCTGCCGGTGCGCAAGGGCAAGGAGGGCGCGAGCGAGTGGACCTTCCGCGAGTTCATCGCCGAAGCGTGCCTCCCGGCGGGCAGCCGCTACCTGGGCAAGCCGCTCGCGGAGATCAGCGAGGGGCTCGGCATCCGGGTCATCGGGCTGGTGCGCAACGGCCAGAGCCTGCCTGCGCTCCCCACGCACGTGCTCACGCGCGAGGACCGGCTGCTCATCGAGGGGCAGCGCGAGGACATATTGCGGGTGAAGGACCTCCAGGGCATCGAGATCCGCGCGGACGTGCGGCTGCAGGAGGACGAGACGCTGGGCAAGGACCTGGTGATGGTGGAGGCCAGCGTGCCGCCCGGCAGCCCGCTCATCGGGCGCACCCTGCGCGAGACGATGTTCGCGGACCGCTTCGGCATGGTGGTGCTCGCGCTGCACCGCCGGCCCAACATCCAGCGCCTCACGAAGCTGCAGCTGCTCGGGCGCATCTTCGGCGGCAACTCGCTCGCGAGCCTCGACCTCAACGTGGGCGACGTGGTGCTCCTGCGCGGCCCGCGCGAGCGCGCCCCGGCGCTCCTGCAGAACAACCTGCTCATCGTGCTGAGCGACGTGGAGCACCAGGCGCCGCGCTACGCGAAGGCGCTGCTCGCGCTCGGCATCTTCCTCAGCGTGCTGGTGGTGGGCTCGCTCGAGCTCGTCCCGCTCTCGGTCGCGGGCCTCGTCGGCATGCTGCTGATGATCGCCACCGGGTGCGTGGACTCGCGCCTCGCCTTCCGGGTGGACTGGCGCGTGGCGCTGCTCATCGGCTCCATGCTCGCGCTCGGCGTGGCCATGGAGACGAGCGGCGCGGGGCGCTTCCTCGGCCAGAAGGTGGCGCTGCTGGCCAACACGGGGGTCGGGGGCCCGCGCGGCGTGATGCTGGTGCTGATGCTGCTCACCATCCTGCTCTCCGCGCCCATGAGCAACCAGGCCGCGGCGCTCGTGGTGCTGCCGGTGGCGATCAACGCGGCCACCCAGCTGGGCGTGGACCCCCGCCCCTTCGTGATGGCCGTCACGCTCTCGGCGAGCTGCTCCTTCATCACCCCGCTCGAGCCCAGCTGCGTGATGGTGTACGGCCCCGGCCACTACCGCTTCACCGACTTCTTCCGCCTCGGCACCCCGCTCACCGCGGTGCTCGTGGCGCTGCTCATGTTCGCGGTGCCGCTGGTGTGGCCCTTCGACGGCCCGGGCGCGAAGGGTGCGCCCCCCGCGCGCGCAGCGCCGGTGAGCGCGCTGCAGCGCTAG
- a CDS encoding phosphoenolpyruvate carboxykinase (GTP): MASVQGNALTKNSHLLGWVAEMAKLTQPDQIVWCDGSEAEKKRLTDECVQAGILMPLNQEKRPGCYYARSNPNDVARVEHLTFICTPNKEDAGPTNNWMDPDAAYAKLGNLFEGCMKGRTMYVVPYVMGPIGSPFAKVGVELTDSAYVVLNMRIMARMGKQALDMLGDSNDFNRGLHSTGDLNPERRYICHFPQDNTIWSFGSGYGGNVLLGKKCLALRIGSYLGKNEGWLAEHMLILGVTSPQGETTYVAAAFPSACGKTNFAMMIPPKEYQGWKIETVGDDIAWMNVGKDGRLYAINPEAGYFGVAPGTNNKTNPNAMACVAKDTIFTNVALTPDGDVWWEGMDGPVPEELTDWQGRPWKKGSSEKAAHPNSRFTAPASNNPALSPKVNDPMGVPISAIIFGGRRSTTVPLVLQAFNWTHGVFLGATMGSETTAAATGKVGVVRRDPMAMLPFCGYNMGDYFQHWLDMQSSIKQLPKIFQVNWFRQDANGKFIWPGYGDNMRVLEWIVNRVHGRVATQETLLGWVPREGDLNLKGLDVSKEQMAEATAIKPEEWKAEFKSQEPFFEQLGSKAPESLMLQRKLLMSRIEA, encoded by the coding sequence ATGGCTTCCGTGCAGGGCAATGCGTTGACGAAGAACTCCCACCTGCTCGGGTGGGTGGCGGAGATGGCCAAGCTCACCCAGCCGGACCAGATCGTCTGGTGTGACGGCAGCGAGGCGGAGAAGAAGCGCCTCACGGACGAGTGCGTCCAGGCCGGCATCCTGATGCCGCTCAACCAGGAGAAGCGCCCGGGCTGCTACTACGCCCGCTCCAACCCCAACGACGTGGCGCGCGTGGAGCACCTCACCTTCATCTGCACGCCCAACAAGGAGGACGCGGGGCCCACCAACAACTGGATGGACCCGGACGCCGCCTACGCGAAGCTGGGCAACCTCTTCGAGGGCTGCATGAAGGGCCGCACCATGTACGTGGTGCCCTACGTGATGGGCCCCATCGGCAGCCCCTTCGCCAAGGTGGGCGTGGAGCTGACCGACTCTGCGTACGTGGTCCTCAACATGCGGATCATGGCGCGCATGGGGAAGCAGGCGCTCGACATGCTGGGCGACAGCAACGACTTCAACCGCGGCCTGCACTCCACGGGCGACCTCAACCCCGAGCGCCGCTACATCTGCCACTTCCCCCAGGACAACACCATCTGGAGCTTCGGCTCGGGCTACGGCGGCAACGTGCTGCTGGGCAAGAAGTGCCTCGCGCTGCGCATCGGCAGCTACCTGGGCAAGAACGAGGGCTGGCTCGCCGAGCACATGCTCATCCTCGGCGTCACCTCTCCGCAGGGCGAGACCACCTACGTCGCGGCCGCGTTCCCCTCGGCCTGCGGCAAGACCAACTTCGCCATGATGATCCCGCCCAAGGAGTACCAGGGCTGGAAGATCGAGACCGTGGGCGACGACATCGCCTGGATGAACGTGGGCAAGGACGGCCGCCTCTACGCCATCAACCCCGAGGCCGGCTACTTCGGCGTCGCGCCGGGCACCAACAACAAGACCAACCCCAACGCCATGGCCTGCGTGGCCAAGGACACCATCTTCACCAACGTGGCGCTCACCCCGGACGGGGACGTGTGGTGGGAGGGGATGGACGGCCCGGTGCCCGAGGAGCTCACCGACTGGCAGGGCCGCCCCTGGAAGAAGGGCAGCAGCGAGAAGGCCGCGCACCCCAACAGCCGCTTCACCGCGCCGGCGAGCAACAACCCCGCGCTCAGCCCCAAGGTGAACGACCCGATGGGCGTGCCCATCAGCGCGATCATCTTCGGCGGCCGCCGCTCCACCACCGTGCCGCTCGTGCTCCAGGCCTTCAACTGGACCCACGGCGTGTTCCTGGGCGCCACCATGGGCTCGGAGACCACCGCTGCGGCCACCGGCAAGGTGGGCGTGGTGCGCCGCGACCCGATGGCGATGCTGCCCTTCTGCGGCTACAACATGGGCGACTACTTCCAGCACTGGCTGGACATGCAGAGCTCCATCAAGCAGCTGCCCAAGATCTTCCAGGTGAACTGGTTCCGCCAGGACGCGAACGGCAAGTTCATCTGGCCGGGCTACGGCGACAACATGCGCGTGCTCGAGTGGATCGTGAACCGCGTGCACGGCCGCGTCGCCACCCAGGAGACGCTGCTGGGCTGGGTGCCGCGCGAGGGCGACCTCAACCTCAAGGGGCTGGACGTCTCCAAGGAGCAGATGGCCGAGGCCACCGCCATCAAGCCCGAGGAGTGGAAGGCGGAGTTCAAGAGCCAGGAGCCCTTCTTCGAGCAGCTGGGCAGCAAGGCGCCCGAGTCGCTCATGCTGCAGCGCAAGCTGCTGATGAGCCGCATCGAAGCTTGA
- a CDS encoding YdcF family protein gives MFLLLSKLLDVLLSPLAWALLLGALALLLARRRPRGSRTLALGALALLYLFSVQPVSNALMYLTESGARSSYRPQHTYDAVIVLGGALEPGATRASGEVQLNAAAERVEKGFELLQGGHARQALLSGGAIDPGQPLEAEAMARLLTRWGISPSRLVLEAKSRNTRENALEAARVVQRERWGSLLLVTSAAHLPRAVGCFRAVGLQPDTLAVDVRAVPPTWGGLLTSSLPRAAHLNESELALRELAGRAVYRLRGYSAP, from the coding sequence ATGTTCCTCCTCCTCTCCAAGCTGCTGGACGTGCTGCTCAGCCCGCTCGCGTGGGCGCTGCTGCTGGGCGCGCTCGCGCTGCTGCTCGCCCGGCGCCGCCCGCGCGGCAGCCGCACGCTCGCGCTCGGGGCGCTCGCGCTGCTGTACCTCTTCAGCGTGCAGCCGGTGTCCAACGCGCTGATGTACCTGACCGAGTCGGGCGCGCGCTCGAGCTACCGGCCCCAGCACACCTACGACGCGGTGATCGTGCTCGGGGGCGCGCTGGAGCCGGGGGCCACGCGCGCGAGCGGCGAGGTGCAGCTCAACGCCGCGGCGGAGCGGGTGGAGAAGGGCTTCGAGCTGCTGCAGGGCGGGCACGCGCGGCAGGCGCTCCTGAGCGGCGGGGCCATCGACCCCGGCCAGCCGCTCGAGGCCGAGGCGATGGCGCGGCTGCTCACGCGCTGGGGCATCTCCCCTTCCCGCCTCGTGCTCGAGGCGAAGAGCCGCAACACGCGCGAGAACGCGCTGGAGGCCGCGCGCGTGGTGCAGCGCGAGCGCTGGGGCTCGCTCCTGCTCGTCACCAGCGCGGCGCACCTGCCGCGCGCGGTGGGCTGCTTTCGCGCGGTGGGGCTGCAGCCGGACACGCTCGCGGTGGACGTGCGCGCGGTGCCGCCCACCTGGGGCGGCCTGCTCACGAGCTCCCTGCCGCGCGCGGCGCACCTGAACGAGAGCGAGCTCGCGCTGCGCGAGCTCGCCGGGCGCGCCGTCTACCGGCTGCGCGGCTACAGCGCGCCCTGA
- a CDS encoding response regulator, with product MTSQPGPLRVLLVEDEAHHAQQIAQCLTAAGAQVVHEPDGLTALGHLRSQPPPDLVVLDLLLPGVNGWNFYAEMRRNPAFPKVPILVVTSAGLHPPAELANLVGFLRKPSHPSAVPAFEAELRAVLASLRAGTPGAQGGAQSGAEGA from the coding sequence ATGACTTCGCAGCCAGGCCCGCTCCGGGTGCTCCTCGTCGAGGACGAGGCCCACCACGCCCAGCAGATCGCCCAGTGCCTCACGGCCGCCGGCGCGCAGGTGGTGCACGAGCCCGACGGGCTCACCGCGCTGGGCCACCTGCGCAGCCAGCCCCCGCCGGACCTGGTGGTGCTGGACCTGCTGCTGCCGGGCGTGAACGGCTGGAACTTCTACGCCGAGATGCGCCGCAACCCGGCCTTCCCCAAGGTGCCCATCCTGGTGGTCACCTCCGCCGGGCTGCACCCGCCCGCGGAGCTCGCGAACCTGGTGGGCTTCCTGCGCAAGCCGTCGCACCCCTCGGCCGTGCCCGCGTTCGAGGCGGAGCTGCGCGCGGTGCTCGCCTCGCTGCGCGCCGGGACGCCTGGAGCGCAGGGCGGCGCGCAGAGCGGGGCGGAGGGCGCATGA
- a CDS encoding response regulator, which translates to MSRMPILLIEDDTDLRAAHQELLELAGYEVHCAADGREALTQLVRVSEWGLILLDIHMPRMCGEEFLAHLARRVCPIPLPIVVLSAHLARPPSGVLGLLTKPVSAGRLLDLARAHCLPVQQRVA; encoded by the coding sequence ATGAGCCGGATGCCCATCCTGCTGATCGAGGACGACACGGACCTGCGCGCGGCGCACCAGGAGCTGCTCGAGCTCGCCGGCTACGAGGTGCACTGCGCGGCGGACGGGCGCGAGGCCCTGACCCAGCTCGTGCGCGTGTCCGAGTGGGGCCTCATCCTGCTGGACATCCACATGCCCCGGATGTGCGGCGAGGAGTTCCTCGCGCACCTCGCGCGGCGCGTGTGCCCCATCCCGCTGCCCATCGTGGTGCTCTCGGCGCACCTCGCGAGGCCTCCGTCCGGGGTGCTGGGGCTGCTCACCAAGCCCGTGTCCGCCGGGCGCCTGCTGGACCTCGCCCGCGCGCACTGCCTTCCAGTACAGCAAAGGGTCGCCTGA